GACCTTCATGCCCACCATGGACGAGGGCACGGTGGTGGTACAGCTGGCCAAGCTGCCCTCCATCTCCCTGGAGGACTCCCTGGCCATTGACCAGCGGGTGGAGCAGGCCCTCATCCGGGAGGTCCCCGAGGTCACCGGCGCGGTGGCCCGCACCGGCTCCGACGAGCTGCGCATGGACCCCATGGGGCTCAACGAGACGGACATGTTCCTGCAGACCAAGCCGCGCTCGGAATGGACCGTGGAGACCAAGGGCGCGCTCATCGACCACCTCCGCCAGGTCCTGAGCGGCTTCCCCGGGGTGGCCTTCTCCTTCAGCCAGCCCATCGAGATGCGGGTCTCCGAGATGCTCACCGGGGTGCGCGGCGACGTGGCGGTGAAGCTGTTCGGCCCGGATCTGGAGGTGCTGAATAAGAAATCGGCGGCCATCGCCGACGTGCTCAAGGGCATCCGCGGCAGCCAGGACGTCTACTACACCGACAACAGTGGCCTGCAGTACATGGAAGTGGACGTGGACCGCATGGCCGCCGGGCGCTTCGGCCTGTCGGTGGCGGCGCTCTCCGACCTGCTCAAGGCGCAGCTGGAGGGCGCCGAGGTGGGCACGGTCTACCAGGGCCGGCGCCGCATCCCCCTGGTGATCCGGGGCGGCCCGGAGACCCGCAAGTCTCCGGCCGACTTCGCCAACCTGCGCATCGCCCTGCCGGACGGCGAGCTGGTGCCCCTGTCCGCCGTGGCCGAGGTGCGCAATTCCGAGGGGCCGGTGAAGGTGAACCGGGAATCCGGCTCGCGCCTGTCGGTGGTTCGCTCCAACGTCTCTGGCCGCGACCTGGTGGGCTTCGTGGAGGAGGCGCGCCGGGCGGTGGCCGAGCAGGTGGACCTGCCCCGCGGCTACCGGCTGGCCTGGGGCGGCGAGTTCGAGAACCAGCAGCGCGCCGCCCAGCGCCTCTCCATCGTGGTGCCGGTGGCCATCGGCCTGATCTTCGTGCTGCTGTTCACCACCTTCCGCTCGGTGCGCCAGGCCGTGCTGGTGCTGCTCAACGTGCCTTTCGCCCTCATCGGCGGCGTGTTCGCCCTGTGGGGCACCGGGGCCTACCTGTCGGTGCCGGCCTCGGTGGGCTTCATCGCCCTGCTCGGCATCGCCGTGCTCAACGGGGTGGTGATGGTGACCTACTTCAACCAGCTCCACGCCCTGGGCCTGCCCATGGCGCGGGTAGTGGAGGAAGGCGCCAGGCGCCGGCTGCGCCCGGTGATGATGACCGCGAGCATCGCCGCCCTGGGCCTGGTGCCCCTGCTGTTCGCCTCCGGGCCCGGCTCCTCGGTGCAGAAGCCCCTGGCCATCGTGGTGATCGGCGGCCTGGTCACCTCCACCCTGCTCACCCTGTTCCTGCTGCCGGTGCTCTACCGGCGCTTCGGCCAGCCCAAGGAGGCGCGCCATGGATAGCTGCATCCTCGCCCTGTTGGCCCCGCCCGAGCTGCGGGACAACCTGACGGACTGGCTCCTTGCCTTCCACGAGGCGCTCACCTTCACCAGCCAGCAGATCGATCACTACGGAGCGCATCCCGGGACCATGTCCGCCGGCGAGCAGGTCACCGGCAGCCAGCGCAAGCTGCTGGTCCGGGTACGCACTCCCCGGGAAGCCGCGGAGGAGATCCTCGCCGGCCTGCGGGTGGACTTTCCGCAGGCCGGCCTGGAGTACTGGATCACCCCCCTCGAAGGAATGGGCAGGATCGGGTAGGCGAAATCCCACCGTTCTCAGCGCGCGGTTTACCCTCCGTCCATGACCAGACTCCGAAACGGTCATGAAGCGGGACTACCCGAAGGCCGGTTGAGAACGCCGTTGGCGGTATCCTCAGGGTCGCCCACATGGCCGGTGGGATGGATTCTGTCCAGGTGCTCTCGGAAGGCCTCCGCGCCCTCCTCGGCCTGGCGCCCTAGACTCCACCCGCTGCCTTCGGGCTACCGTGTCCAGATTCCTTCCGCGTGCCAGCCACGCACCCACTCCCGGGCACGGTCCCGCTCTCCCTCCGACAGCGATTCGCCCACCGCCTCGGCGCCCTTGTTCGCGGAAACCTGCAAGGCGCTCTGCTCCCCGGCGGCCAGCCGGTACCAGCGGTAGGCGATCCGTGCATCTTTCGGAACGCCTTTGCCCCGGGTATACAGCTTTGCTAGGGAGAACTGGGCCGGCACGCTGCCGCGCTCCGCGGCGACACGATACCATTCGGCCGCCTTGGCGGGATCCTTCGGCGTACCCCGGCCATCCTCGTATAGGCCGCCGAGGACCAGCGCGGCCTCGGTGTGCCCCTGGCGTGCGGCCTTGCGGTAAAGCGTCAGCGCCTTCTGGGGATCCGCCTCCACACCTTGCCCGCCGGCATAAAAGCCGCCCAGGCTGAACTGGGCATCGGCGTAGCCGTGCTCCGCCCCCTGGCGATAAAACGCGAACATCCGGGATTGGTCCCCTGGCACCCCGGTCCGGTAGCGGATACCCAGCACCGTGTAGGCGTTGGGATGGCCATTGCGCGCTGCCACCCGGTACCAATGCCTCGCCCTTTCGGGCTCGGCTTCCACGCCGTCCCCCTCGGCGTAGGCCTGGGCTAGCCGGAAGGCAGCGGCCGGATTGCCCTGCTCAGCCGCCTTCCGGAACCATTCTCGCGCCCGCTCTATACGCCCTTGCCGGGCGTATAGAGCCCCGAGCCCGAACTGGGCCCGGTCCGCCCCCGCTTCCGCGGCCTCCAGCCAGATCCTGCGGGCCTCCGGATAGTCACCGGAACGGTAGGCCTCCAGCCCCTGATCCACTGCGGCATCGGGATTCGCGCTCCGGACCGGGAGAGAAAGCCCGGATAGCGAGACCACGGCCAGCAGGAGCAACAGTCGGGGTCGTTTTCCTCGTGCCTCCTCCATCGTCCTCCCCCTCGCTTCGCGAGCCCGATCCCTGACCCGCCACGGACTGCTCCGGCGGGCCTTTCCGGCTTTTCTTTACAGCTCCCCGGTCAGGCCACCTCGGTCTGCTGGAGGAATTCCTCCAGGTCCACCCATCCGCCGATACCGGTGCCGATGCTGGCCACCGCCGCGGCCCCCACGGCCACCCCGAAGTGGACGGCCTCCGCCAGGGAAGCCCCCTGGGAAAGCTTGTGGACCAGGCCGGCGATCAGGTTGTCTCCTGCGCCCACCCGGGTTATCACGCCGACCGGCGGGCTGCGGTAGCGGATGGTCTGGTCGGCGGTCAGCAGCATGGCCCCCTTGGCACCCCGCGACAGCACCACCGCCCGGGCCTGCTGGTCGGCGATGAGCTCCCGGGCCGCGGCCTCTTCCTCTTCCTCGCTGGACAAGGTTCGGTCGGTCAGCCGCTCCAGCTCCCCCCGGTTGGGCTTGAGGAGGAAGACGCCGCTATCCGGAACCGCGACGTGAGAAAGGGGGCGCTCATGGGTATCCACGATCACCCGGGCGCCCAGCTGGTTTCCCACCCGCACCACCTCGGCGAAGAAATCCTCCGGCGCCCCCGGCGGCAGGCTGCCGCTGGCCACGAGGAAGTCCACGGGCGGATCCAGGCTGCGAAGGCGATCGAGGAGAGCCCCGCATTCCTCCTGGGAAAGGACGGGCCCGGGCATGGCGAAACGGTACTCGTGCCCGCTCTTCTCCTCGAGCACGATCATGTTCTCCCGGGTCTCACCGGCGATGGGGATCGCCTCGTACGCCACGCCCTCGGTGTCCAGGCAGTGTCGCAGGTCCTCCCCGGTACCGCCCCCGGCGGGGAACAAGGCGCATGCCCGTCCGCCCAGCCAATTTATGGTCCGGGCCACATTGAGCCCCCCGCCTCCCGGCTGCCGAACCGGCTCGCTACAGCGGAGCTTCCTGTCGCTGACCACCTGGCTGACCCGGGTCCGGATATCCATAACGGGATTCGGAGTAAGGGTTACGATCCGACCGCTCATGCCGCGCTCTCCAAAGAGAATTCCTCAGGGATTTCGGAATTAGACCGGCAACGCCGCTGCGCTTTCCCGGGAGACGGAAAGGTTCTTCCCGAAACGGGCGCGGCCATTCAGATGGTGCGGTTGAGGAAACGTCCCAGGATTTCCAGGGGGCCGGTAGGCGATTCCCAGCGCTGATAGGCGGCTTCCCCCCGGAGGTTCCGCGGGGAGGGGGGTGATTCGCGATGAACGCGGTCTCCGGGCTCGGCGGCAGCCAGATAGGCCTTCGCGGCGGCCCGGCGATCAGCCCGCCCGGGGGAATAGGAGGCCGGCGCCTGACCGGCTGCCTGCTGCGTGCCCGATTCTTCCGGATGGCTGCGTCGCGACGAATCCGCCGGAGCCTTTGCCTCCACCGCTAGGTGGAAACGCCCATCCGCGCCCCGCACGTACTCGTAGGTACGCCCACCAGGAGCGGGCTCCGGCGGGGCTTCCGGATGGGGATGCTGAACGGGGTCCTCCCCGGCCTCCAGCTTGTGCCGTTCCCGCTGCGCCTCTATTCGGCGCCGCTCCCGGGCGAGATACTGCTCTGCAAGGGTATTGGAGAAGCCCCTTCCCGAAGGCTTGGCGGGCCCTTCGGCGGGCTGCACCTTGTCGGCGGGCTCCGGCCCGGGCTCTTCACGACCCTCAGGGCCCGCCCCGCCCGAGCGCGCGGCGGACAACGACACCACGGGGGCGAGTCGGGACGTCCAGCGGGAAGAGGAACCGGCATCCATGAAGGTATCCATTTCCGAACCAGGGGTGAATTCCCTGTGTAACGGAAACGGATGCCGGTCCCCTAGTTGGGAAGACCACCTACTCCCGGTACCAGCTCCCGTCGGGATTGGGCTTCATCCAGAGGAAGCTGAACCAGTAGAAGACTCCGCCGGATTCCGTGGAGGGGGCGGTACAGTTGTACTTGGTGCGCCCCGGGGACAGAGGCTTGCGGGGACGCACGGCCACCTCGCCCGCCGCCCGGTCAATCCAGTCCACGTCCATGCGGCCCTGGCCGGAGGCGTAGCAGGCAAGGGCACCCAGGCGGTAGGGCCCGTCCCCCAGCCGCATACGCAGCTCCGGCCGCTGCGTCCCTGCGGAGAGCATTCCGTCCTCCGGAGCGAGCACCGTGGCCCCGAGGGGGCGGCTGCGCAGCTTGGTGGCGAGGCTGTCCAGGTCGTCATAGCCGGTGGCCACCGGGAATCTCGGTGCCGCCCGCAGGTTGGAGACCTTCCCCACGGCCCCCGACTGCTGGCCCACGCCATAGAAGCCGAGCTCCGCGACCACCGCCTCCACGTCGGGGGCGAATTCACCGAAGGGATAGGCGAACACCGGGACCGGATCGCCCACTTCGGCCTCCAGCCGTTTCTGCGCTCCGTTGATCTCTTCGCGGATTCGCTGCCGCCAGGCCTGCTCTCCCTCTCCGGGCTTGCGCCGCACCAGGTGGGGATGGGACCGGCTATGGTTACCCAGGTGGGCGCCACCCGCGGCAACTTCCCGGAGCTGGTCCCAGCTCATGTAGTTGCCGAACCCCTTGTCGATGTACCCCGTGCTGACGAACACGGTGAAGGGCCAATCCCGCCGCTCGAGGCGCGGGAAAACCTCGGTGTAGACGGATTTATAGGCATCGTCGAAGGTCAGCGCCACCGTGTTGTCCGGGAGGGGCTTGTCCTGGTCCAGATGGCGCAGGATGCGGATAAGCGGCCAGACGGTGAAGTCCTGCTCCTCGAGAAAGGCCAAGTGGCGGTCGAAGGCCTTTGGAGTAACGCTCGTGCTCGGCGGTGTCTCCGTGGAGACATTGTGGTACTCCAGGATCACCGCGTGGTTGTCCGCAGCCGCAGGAGCGGCGGCCCCGGTCCCCAGGAGGAGCCCTCCGAGGAAGACGATCCGGTGCAGGAGATTATCCTTCGCTCTGCTCTGCATCTGCATTGGCCATGGGCCCCAGGTCGTTGTGGCGTATGATCGCGCGCACGGACTTCACGTATTCCTGGCCGTGGGCGGAATACCCGTCCAGGCCCGCGGCAAGGGCGAACCCCGTAACCGGGCCGCCGGACCGGCGCTGTCTCGCCCGGATCGCCCGGAGGTCCTCATAGCGCGGATGGCTATTCAGATTGTGTATATAGCTCGCCACGGATGCCCGGACCGTGTCGAACCGCTCCACCTCGTGGGTCTTGCCCGCGTCCCGGCGGGCCGGAACCAGGCCGCAGCCCGGGTTGAAGCACCACTCCCCGAAGAGGTTATTCCCCTGCCGCGCGAAGCGCGAGGTTCCCCACGCGGACTCCTTCGCCGCCTGAGCCAGGATCAGGGAAACCGGAATAGTATCCACGCGCTTCAGCAGGTCCTGGATGGTCGTCCGCTGCGACTTTTCCCGGCCGGCAACCCGGTAGCGCTCGGCCATGCGGCGAATCCATCCCGATTCTCCATCCGGGAGGCTTCCCACCTGCTCCAGCCGGGCCGCGGCCTGTTTCAGGCGCGTCCGCTGCTTTTCCACCTCCCGGTTGGCCGCCCGGGCGACCGGCCGGAGAAACCCGAAGAATTCGGCCTTCCGCTTTGATACGTCATTGAACCGGGTGAAATCGGGGAGATCTGGTTCCACGGCGGGCTCCGGCTCCTCCGCCCGTTGCGGGGCCACCCCGGACATCTCCACGAAGAGAATAACCAGGAGGGTGACCAGGACAAGGGCGAGCAATTGCGCCCAGGAATTATGGAAATGGGTTAATCGCACGGCTGCTCCTGTGCCGGAAAATGGCTCCCGGTAAATGAGGGGCCGCACAGGATACCGGAACAGCCCGCTCCTTCCGAATGGGCAGGGGATGCGGCCCGGAGCGGCGGAATATGGCCAAATCCGGCGGCCTTCCTTATACTAGAGCGGGCTTTAGGGCCTATGCCTAGTTGGATAATCCATCGGGTCGATTTCTGGGCCGTTTGGGACCGCTTACCCTGAATCGAGGATCGCCCCGGCCCCATTTCGCGGCTCTCTTCCTTTCCCCCCGCGGGGTCGGGACGACCATTTCACTGCCATGGTCCTTCCCGGCGGTTGCAGGGCACCTACGACCCGGACGGCCCACGGGAACCGAAGGTTTTTTCCATGGGAGACGCCCCCATCGCCACCGCACCCGGAGCGGTCATCCCTCAGCGAGTGCGCAGCGTGGCACGGCACGCCGCGCAAGCCCTGCGCAAGGAGCTCGGGATGGAGGCCCGTATCCTCTGGTTTTCCGCCTGGCCGCGCGGAGAAGCCCGAACAGGCGCTCCCATCGAGCTGGCGATTGAGAGCCCGAGCCTCCTGGACACCCGCGCCCTATCCCGGGCCCGCGAGCGCGTGGAAGCCCTGGATACGCTCTATTCCTTCAATGTGGTGGATCTGGATCAGACGGAAGCGGCGCGCCGCGAGCGGATGCAACGGGAAGGGATGGAGCTTTGAACCCGGCCCTGGCCGACCTCGAGTGCGCGCTGGACCGCCTGGAGGAGGC
This window of the Thiohalorhabdus sp. Cl-TMA genome carries:
- a CDS encoding DUF3240 family protein — its product is MDSCILALLAPPELRDNLTDWLLAFHEALTFTSQQIDHYGAHPGTMSAGEQVTGSQRKLLVRVRTPREAAEEILAGLRVDFPQAGLEYWITPLEGMGRIG
- a CDS encoding tetratricopeptide repeat protein encodes the protein MEEARGKRPRLLLLLAVVSLSGLSLPVRSANPDAAVDQGLEAYRSGDYPEARRIWLEAAEAGADRAQFGLGALYARQGRIERAREWFRKAAEQGNPAAAFRLAQAYAEGDGVEAEPERARHWYRVAARNGHPNAYTVLGIRYRTGVPGDQSRMFAFYRQGAEHGYADAQFSLGGFYAGGQGVEADPQKALTLYRKAARQGHTEAALVLGGLYEDGRGTPKDPAKAAEWYRVAAERGSVPAQFSLAKLYTRGKGVPKDARIAYRWYRLAAGEQSALQVSANKGAEAVGESLSEGERDRAREWVRGWHAEGIWTR
- a CDS encoding 1-phosphofructokinase family hexose kinase — its product is MSGRIVTLTPNPVMDIRTRVSQVVSDRKLRCSEPVRQPGGGGLNVARTINWLGGRACALFPAGGGTGEDLRHCLDTEGVAYEAIPIAGETRENMIVLEEKSGHEYRFAMPGPVLSQEECGALLDRLRSLDPPVDFLVASGSLPPGAPEDFFAEVVRVGNQLGARVIVDTHERPLSHVAVPDSGVFLLKPNRGELERLTDRTLSSEEEEEAAARELIADQQARAVVLSRGAKGAMLLTADQTIRYRSPPVGVITRVGAGDNLIAGLVHKLSQGASLAEAVHFGVAVGAAAVASIGTGIGGWVDLEEFLQQTEVA
- a CDS encoding polysaccharide deacetylase family protein encodes the protein MQMQSRAKDNLLHRIVFLGGLLLGTGAAAPAAADNHAVILEYHNVSTETPPSTSVTPKAFDRHLAFLEEQDFTVWPLIRILRHLDQDKPLPDNTVALTFDDAYKSVYTEVFPRLERRDWPFTVFVSTGYIDKGFGNYMSWDQLREVAAGGAHLGNHSRSHPHLVRRKPGEGEQAWRQRIREEINGAQKRLEAEVGDPVPVFAYPFGEFAPDVEAVVAELGFYGVGQQSGAVGKVSNLRAAPRFPVATGYDDLDSLATKLRSRPLGATVLAPEDGMLSAGTQRPELRMRLGDGPYRLGALACYASGQGRMDVDWIDRAAGEVAVRPRKPLSPGRTKYNCTAPSTESGGVFYWFSFLWMKPNPDGSWYRE
- a CDS encoding glucosaminidase domain-containing protein → MRLTHFHNSWAQLLALVLVTLLVILFVEMSGVAPQRAEEPEPAVEPDLPDFTRFNDVSKRKAEFFGFLRPVARAANREVEKQRTRLKQAAARLEQVGSLPDGESGWIRRMAERYRVAGREKSQRTTIQDLLKRVDTIPVSLILAQAAKESAWGTSRFARQGNNLFGEWCFNPGCGLVPARRDAGKTHEVERFDTVRASVASYIHNLNSHPRYEDLRAIRARQRRSGGPVTGFALAAGLDGYSAHGQEYVKSVRAIIRHNDLGPMANADAEQSEG
- a CDS encoding nucleotidyltransferase domain-containing protein, with translation MGDAPIATAPGAVIPQRVRSVARHAAQALRKELGMEARILWFSAWPRGEARTGAPIELAIESPSLLDTRALSRARERVEALDTLYSFNVVDLDQTEAARRERMQREGMEL